One stretch of Caldinitratiruptor microaerophilus DNA includes these proteins:
- the yjjX gene encoding inosine/xanthosine triphosphatase, which yields MKLRIAVGSTNPAKVAATRAVLERAFPQAEVVPVEVPSGVPAQPVGEDETAAGARQRARLALAAVPGAFLGVGLEGGIDREGHLLNCCAIATPDGAVHVAWGVRFPLPPLVVRRVLAGEELGAVMDEVSGIPKSRQTLGAVGILTDGLLTRDAMWQPAIACALAPVLHPELYDPGGRAARPGPRR from the coding sequence TTGAAGCTGCGGATCGCGGTGGGCTCCACGAACCCGGCCAAGGTGGCGGCGACCCGGGCGGTGCTCGAACGGGCGTTCCCCCAGGCGGAGGTCGTCCCGGTCGAGGTCCCGAGCGGGGTCCCGGCGCAACCCGTCGGTGAGGACGAGACGGCGGCCGGCGCCCGGCAGCGCGCCCGGCTCGCCCTGGCGGCGGTTCCGGGGGCTTTCCTCGGCGTCGGCCTCGAGGGGGGCATCGACCGGGAGGGCCACCTCCTCAACTGCTGCGCCATCGCCACGCCGGATGGGGCCGTGCACGTCGCCTGGGGGGTGCGGTTCCCGCTGCCGCCCCTGGTCGTCCGCCGCGTCCTGGCCGGCGAGGAGCTCGGGGCCGTCATGGACGAGGTGAGCGGCATCCCGAAGAGCCGGCAGACCCTCGGGGCGGTCGGGATCCTCACCGACGGGCTCCTGACCCGCGACGCGATGTGGCAGCCGGCGATCGCCTGCGCGCTCGCCCCGGTGCTGCACCCGGAACTCTACGATCCCGGCGGACGGGCCGCCCGGCCCGGACCGCGCCGTTAG
- a CDS encoding DUF1256 domain-containing protein, which produces MKRERARTPRGPAALVADVHYQDAGASELLGRALYEAYLAERAGPSVPVFLLVGANSSTGDAVGPFVGWFLRRKGFGGPWLGDLSDPVHAANIGERVKEVWERAAPYGREPFLVAVDAAVGRAGQVTVNRGPLRPGAGMGKALPPVGHVHVMAGVATVPFGIWFAELDRTVGMAEVIADAAIVFWSLYRGSDDLQPAAGQPGPVRDEPALGRRPAVCPLAAPAMARSTLPGWGRLRSGVGYAPRPYGF; this is translated from the coding sequence GTGAAGCGGGAGCGGGCGCGGACGCCGCGAGGGCCCGCCGCCCTGGTGGCGGACGTTCATTACCAGGATGCGGGCGCGTCCGAGCTTCTCGGGCGGGCGCTCTACGAGGCGTATCTCGCGGAACGGGCGGGGCCGTCCGTTCCCGTGTTCCTCCTCGTCGGGGCGAACAGCTCGACGGGTGACGCCGTGGGACCCTTCGTCGGGTGGTTCCTCCGCCGCAAGGGCTTTGGCGGCCCCTGGCTGGGAGACCTCAGCGACCCGGTTCACGCCGCGAACATCGGCGAGCGGGTGAAGGAGGTGTGGGAGCGCGCGGCCCCCTACGGCCGGGAACCGTTTCTCGTCGCCGTCGACGCGGCGGTCGGGCGGGCCGGGCAGGTCACCGTGAACCGGGGGCCGCTCCGGCCCGGCGCCGGGATGGGCAAGGCGCTACCCCCGGTCGGCCACGTGCACGTCATGGCGGGCGTCGCCACGGTCCCCTTCGGGATCTGGTTCGCCGAACTGGATCGCACCGTGGGGATGGCCGAGGTGATCGCCGACGCGGCGATCGTCTTCTGGTCGCTCTACCGCGGCTCGGACGACCTCCAGCCGGCGGCCGGCCAGCCAGGCCCGGTACGAGACGAGCCTGCGCTGGGCAGGCGACCGGCGGTGTGCCCGCTCGCCGCTCCGGCGATGGCTCGCTCGACCTTGCCGGGCTGGGGCCGCCTCCGGTCGGGGGTAGGGTACGC
- a CDS encoding response regulator: protein MAPNSTPLPAETSSPAAQQVRVIVVDDHGVVRLGLRALLAREPDIEVVGEAATGEEALAVAQRSQPHVVLLDLRLPDRDGVSVCRELHRRFPEVRVVILTSFADRHALVETVTAGARGYILKDLDNGALLAAIRTVARGGMALDPSLGPMLAEAMQGARGAGAAPARGSAEPPAMGPDPSRLTAQERRILECVARGMTNREIGRTLFLSEKTVRNYLSEILGRYGFRNRAEAAAYAVRAGIAGPGLRPGR, encoded by the coding sequence GTGGCACCGAACTCCACACCGCTGCCGGCTGAAACCTCCTCGCCTGCCGCCCAGCAGGTCAGGGTCATCGTGGTCGACGACCACGGGGTCGTCCGCTTGGGCCTGCGCGCGCTGCTGGCCCGGGAGCCGGACATCGAGGTGGTGGGAGAGGCCGCCACCGGTGAGGAGGCCCTTGCCGTGGCGCAGCGATCGCAGCCCCACGTGGTGCTTCTCGACCTGCGCCTTCCCGACCGCGACGGGGTCTCCGTTTGCCGGGAGTTGCACCGGCGGTTTCCCGAGGTACGGGTGGTCATCCTGACGTCGTTCGCCGATCGGCACGCACTGGTCGAAACCGTCACGGCGGGCGCGCGGGGATACATCCTGAAGGACCTGGACAACGGCGCTCTCCTTGCCGCCATTCGCACCGTGGCCCGCGGCGGCATGGCTCTGGACCCGTCACTCGGGCCGATGCTGGCCGAGGCCATGCAGGGGGCTCGGGGCGCGGGGGCCGCGCCGGCGCGCGGATCGGCGGAGCCGCCCGCGATGGGCCCGGACCCGTCCCGGCTGACTGCCCAGGAGCGCCGGATCCTCGAGTGCGTCGCTCGGGGGATGACCAACCGGGAGATCGGGCGCACCCTCTTCCTGAGCGAGAAGACGGTCCGCAACTACCTCAGCGAGATACTGGGCCGGTACGGTTTCCGCAACCGCGCCGAGGCAGCCGCGTACGCGGTGCGGGCGGGCATCGCCGGCCCCGGGCTGCGTCCGGGAAGGTGA